The following are from one region of the Coffea eugenioides isolate CCC68of chromosome 2, Ceug_1.0, whole genome shotgun sequence genome:
- the LOC113759394 gene encoding uncharacterized protein LOC113759394 has product MEESREGDCRVPLISSIFCVCVTTGGVLLAMYVFMPSVSEPWFPIAAFILIGSPWIFWVFTYIYTCIKACCRHNGLNDRRLSRRRNATISNNAMARNESINDQPSAASAAAVNSPREGKHVQFGGVVVMDSENSNGHESHQDPSVASSKECEMPLHLGVSSS; this is encoded by the coding sequence aTGGAGGAATCAAGGGAAGGAGATTGTAGGGTTCCTTTGATCTCTTCCATATTTTGTGTATGCGTAACGACCGGTGGAGTCCTCCTGGCTATGTATGTTTTCATGCCTTCAGTCTCTGAACCATGGTTTCCAATTGCAGCATTCATTTTGATAGGTTCCCCATGGATTTTTTGGgtttttacatatatatatacctgCATAAAAGCTTGTTGTCGTCATAATGGTCTTAATGATCGAAGATTGTCAAGGAGGAGGAACGCCACGATTTCAAACAACGCAATGGCAAGAAATGAATCCATCAACGATCAGCCTTCTGCTGCTTCTGCTGCTGCTGTGAATTCTCCGCGCGAAGGAAAACATGTGCAATTTGGTGGTGTGGTTGTAATGGATAGCGAAAACAGCAATGGTCACGAAAGCCACCAAGATCCATCGGTTGCCTCTTCTAAAGAATGTGAGATGCCATTACATTTAGGCGTTTCATCTTCATGA
- the LOC113759396 gene encoding F-box/kelch-repeat protein SKIP25-like, producing MNAPTGMCKRQDRAKIDDNHQTRDEDQMVLIPGLPNHLAHLCLSALCPSLLNSVCQSWRRFIYSPNFPPFFSLYALLSSTSPTSNSVEFFCFDPISLAWESLPSPLSNPPLKLLHRHSSFISRILPIQSLTVSGRLVLIAATNDKFLPAFHRPLGFDPLSNKWFFGPPLLTPRRWCITGSADGAIYVVSGVGSNYRGDVARSVEKWDMKKKETEWNWEQMAALKDGRYSREAVEAVGYNGKLCIVNVKGNAIKEAAVYNIMTNQWEVMPEGMRGGWNGPTATDDGGLMYVVDETTGVLSRYTSENDHWEELIESEFLKGADQIAAGRGRVCAVCADGARIAVVDVVDKPARIWIVNPPPKTEAVAVHILPRMIRQDYD from the coding sequence ATGAATGCTCCCACGGGAATGTGCAAAAGGCAAGACAGAGCTAAAATTGATGACAACCATCAAACACGCGATGAAGATCAGATGGTGCTGATTCCAGGCCTACCAAACCACCTTGCACATCTTTGCCTCTCAGCCCTTTGCCCTTCCCTCCTCAATTCAGTTTGCCAATCTTGGCGCCGGTTCATATATTCCCCAAACTTCCCTCCATTCTTCTCCCTCTATGCCCTTCTTTCCTCAACTTCACCAACCTCGAACTCGGTTGAATTCTTCTGCTTCGACCCCATTTCATTAGCATGGGAATCTCTCCCCAGCCCACTGTCCAATCCACCCCTGAAGCTCCTCCACCGCCATTCATCTTTCATATCAAGAATCCTCCCAATTCAGTCCCTAACTGTTTCTGGTCGGTTAGTTCTCATTGCCGCGACTAATGACAAGTTCCTTCCTGCCTTCCATCGTCCGTTAGGCTTCGACCCTCTATCGAACAAGTGGTTTTTCGGCCCTCCACTTCTCACCCCGCGTAGATGGTGCATCACTGGCTCAGCTGATGGAGCAATCTACGTCGTAAGCGGCGTCGGATCGAACTACAGAGGGGATGTAGCAAGGTCTGTGGAGAAATGGGAtatgaagaaaaaggaaactgAATGGAATTGGGAACAAATGGCAGCACTGAAAGATGGGAGATACAGTAGAGAAGCTGTTGAAGCTGTCGGATACAATGGGAAGCTATGCATTGTTAACGTTAAAGGGAATGCTATTAAAGAAGCTGCTGTTTACAATATCATGACGAATCAGTGGGAGGTGATGCCTGAGGGGATGCGTGGAGGATGGAATGGACCAACCGCGACGGACGATGGAGGACTAATGTATGTGGTGGACGAGACAACCGGGGTTTTAAGCAGGTATACATCTGAGAATGATCATTGGGAGGAGTTGATTGAATCGGAGTTTTTGAAAGGTGCTGATCAAATAGCTGCTGGAAGAGGAAGAGTTTGCGCAGTTTGCGCTGATGGTGCACGTATTGCTGTGGTGGATGTGGTGGATAAACCAGCAAGAATTTGGATAGTGAATCCCCCACCTAAGACGGAAGCTGTTGCTGTTCATATATTGCCAAGGATGATCCGACAAGATTATGATTAG
- the LOC113761178 gene encoding glutathione transferase GST 23-like produces MAEEVKLFRTWSSPYALRIVWALKLKGIEYETIFEDLTNKSPSLLQYNPTHGKVPVLVHDGKPVCESLVILEYVDETWKHNPLLPQDPYEKSMARFWANFGDDKLMKSISQLFIAHEKDQDVAAVAALENLKLVEEQLKGKKFFHGETIGYLDLAFGWIANLVSILEEIMSLKLVDGERFPHLSSWIQHFIDAPVIRDCWPPRDKMIIKFQVMRENYLAAATPK; encoded by the exons ATGGCAGAAGAAGTGAAGCTTTTCAGGACATGGTCCAGCCCATATGCTTTGAGGATTGTCTGGGCACTGAAGCTTAAAGGGATAGAGTATGAGACCATCTTTGAGGATCTTACCAACAAGAGCCCTTCACTTCTCCAGTATAACCCTACTCATGGAAAGGTGCCCGTGCTCGTGCACGATGGTAAACCAGTCTGTGAATCTCTTGTGATTCTCGAGTACGTTGACGAGACATGGAAGCATAATCCTCTCCTACCTCAAGATCCTTATGAGAAATCCATGGCACGCTTCTGGGCGAATTTTGGAGATGATAAG CTCATGAAATCAATATCGCAACTTTTCATTGCACATGAGAAAGATCAAGATGTAGCAGCAGTTGCAGCACTGGAGAATCTAAAACTTGTTGAAGAGcaactaaaaggaaagaaattcttTCACGGAGAGACAATTGGGTACCTTGATCTCGCATTTGGTTGGATCGCTAACTTAGTTAGCATTCTTGAAGAAATAATGAGTCTAAAGTTGGTAGATGGAGAGAGATTCCCTCACTTGTCATCCTGGATCCAACATTTCATAGATGCTCCTGTAATTAGAGACTGCTGGCCACCTCGAGACAAAATGATCATCAAGTTCCAAGTTATGCGCGAGAACTATCTTGCAGCAGCAACACCCAAGTGA
- the LOC113761176 gene encoding LOW QUALITY PROTEIN: pentatricopeptide repeat-containing protein At3g03580-like (The sequence of the model RefSeq protein was modified relative to this genomic sequence to represent the inferred CDS: inserted 1 base in 1 codon) has product MNTRKLCSLSAGSRDFFYTSLSNALSSVTNQRNLRRIHSLIITLGLHNSVLFSGKLISKYSQFKDPLASLSIFGQSSHKKNVYLWNTIIRAMTHNGLYSTALDFYTQMRELRIVPDNYTLPSVINSCANLLDFETAKLVHDHVLEVGFGSDLYICNALIDMYSRLNNLDRARNVFDGMSKRDLITWNSLISGYSSNGYWDEALEFFYKLRMVGLLPDCFTVSSVLPACSGLMEVVEGQLIHGLVEKIGVMRDVIVSNGLLSMYFKFDKLVDCEKVFNKMDVRDTVTWNTMICGFFHSSLYEESIRLFFQMVHDFEPDTITLSSVLQACGHVRDLKSGRSVHDYMVKNRYTGDITANNLLINMYTKCGELLASREVFDSMKSRDLVSWNSMISGYAENEFYEEAIELFNMMKMELEPDSITYVILLTLCIQSTNRYFATQLHCTLLKQGFDSIITVGNSLIDMYAKVGELDNSLKQFENMEARDVVTWNTIIAACGHCEDCSLGLRMISRMRNEGITFEVPTLLSTLXLCSFLGAKRQAKELHGCIFRLGFESDVSIGNAVIEMYSKSGILWYSMRVFKLMKTKDVISWTALISAYGMYGEGMKALKVFQRMKKVGIAPDHVVFVAILFACSHSGLVQEGWDCFYQMKNDYSIEPRKEHYACMVDLLSRSGLLAEAEDFILSMPQKPDASIWGALLSACRSSGDIKIAERVSKRLLELNSDDPGYHVLASNVYAALGKWDKVKMIRKSLRARGLKKQPGFSWLEIQNRVYIFGTGHRFFEQCKEVHDFLFVLSDLMAKEGYVADLRFALHDVEDDEKVEMLCGHSERLAIAFGVLNTEPGSPLQIMKNLRVCGDCHTATKYISKILQRVILVRDANRFHLFKDGTCSCGDHW; this is encoded by the exons ATGAACACCAGGAAGTTGTGTAGCTTAAGCGCAGGAAGCCGAGACTTCTTTTACACTTCACTATCAAATGCATTGTCCTCCGTTACAAACCAAAGAAACCTCCGCAGAATCCATTCTTTGATAATTACATTAGGCCTGCACAATTCTGTACTGTTCTCAGGAAAACTCATTTCCAAATACTCCCAATTTAAAGACCCACTTGCTTCATTGTCGATTTTTGGACAAAGTTCGCATAAAAAGAATGTTTATTTGTGGAATACAATCATTAGAGCCATGACCCATAATGGATTATACTCTACAGCACTAGATTTTTACACCCAGATGCGGGAATTAAGGATTGTGCCTGATAATTATACCCTTCCTTCGGTTATTAATTCGTGTGCGAATTTGTTGGATTTTGAGACGGCAAAACTTGTTCATGATCATGTTTTAGAGGTGGGTTTTGGTTCAGATTTGTATATATGCAATGCTTTGATAGATATGTATTCGCGGCTGAATAACTTGGATAGAGCAAGGAATGTGTTTGATGGAATGTCTAAAAGAGATTTGATTACCTGGAATAGTTTGATTTCTGGGTATAGTTCAAATGGGTATTGGGATGAAGCATTGGAATTCTTTTATAAGTTGAGAATGGTTGGTTTGCTACCGGATTGCTTTACTGTGTCGAGTGTTTTACCAGCATGTAGTGGCTTAATGGAGGTTGTGGAGGGTCAACTAATTCATGGTTTAGTGGAGAAGATTGGTGTTATGAGAGACGTCATTGTGAGTAATGGTTTGCTTTCTATGTACTTCAAATTCGATAAGTTAGTCGATTGTGAAAAAGTTTTTAATAAGATGGATGTTAGAGATACAGTCACTTGGAATACTATGATCTGTGGGTTCTTTCATTCTTCCTTGTATGAAGAATCAATCAGGTTGTTTTTTCAAATGGTGCATGATTTTGAACCTGATACAATAACACTTTCATCTGTTTTGCAAGCTTGTGGTCATGTCAGGGACTTGAAGTCCGGAAGATCAGTGCATGACTACATGGTGAAAAATAGATACACAGGTGACATAACAGCTAACAATCTCCTAATAAACATGTATACAAAGTGCGGTGAATTATTGGCTTCAAGGGAAGTTTTTGACAGTATGAAAAGCAGAGATTTAGTGTCTTGGAACTCTATGATTAGTGGTTATGCTGAAAATGAATTTTATGAGGAAGCAATAGAGCTTTTCAACATGATGAAGATGGAATTGGAGCCTGATTCCATCACGTATGTGATTCTTTTAACGCTGTGTATACAATCTACTAACAGATATTTTGCGACACAGCTACATTGCACTCTCTTAAAGCAAGGATTTGATTCCATCATAACTGTGGGTAACTCACTCATAGATATGTATGCCAAAGTTGGAGAACTGGACAATTCTTTGAAACAATTTGAGAACATGGAAGCTCGGGATGTAGTGACATGGAATACTATTATAGCTGCTTGTGGTCATTGCGAAGACTGTAGTTTAGGTTTAAGAATGATCAGCAGAATGCGGAATGAAGGAATTACTTTTGAGGTACCTACCCTGTTGAGCACCT CGCTGTGTTCCTTTCTAGGTGCCAAACGTCAAGCTAAAGAGTTGCATGGCTGCATTTTCAGGCTTGGTTTTGAGTCAGATGTTTCAATTGGCAATGCAGTGATTGAAATGTACTCCAAAAGTGGAATTTTGTGGTACTCCATGAGAGTTTTTAAGCTCATGAAAACAAAGGATGTCATATCGTGGACTGCACTGATCTCTGCATATGGAATGTACGGTGAAGGAATGAAAGCTCTAAAAGTTTTTCAGAGGATGAAGAAAGTTGGTATTGCTCCTGATCATGTTGTGTTTGTTGCCATATTGTTTGCATGTAGCCATTCTGGTTTGGTGCAAGAAGGATGGGATTGCTTTTACCAAATGAAGAATGACTATAGTATTGAGCCAAGGAAAGAACATTATGCATGCATGGTTGATCTTCTATCTCGATCTGGCCTGTTAGCTGAAGCAGAGGATTTCATCCTTTCGATGCCACAAAAACCAGATGCAAGTATATGGGGAGCTCTGCTTAGTGCTTGCCGATCCAGTGGAGATATTAAGATTGCTGAACGTGTGTCAAAACGTCTACTTGAATTAAATTCAGATGATCCAGGATATCATGTTTTAGCATCAAATGTTTATGCTGCCTTAGGGAAGTGGGATAAAGTGAAAATGATAAGAAAATCCTTGAGAGCAAGAGGTCTGAAAAAGCAACCTGGATTTAGTTGGTTGGAGATTCAAAATAGGGTTTATATTTTTGGCACCGGACACCGGTTCTTTGAACAGTGCAAAGAGGTGCATGATTTCCTTTTTGTCCTTTCAGATCTAATGGCCAAGGAAGGTTATGTGGCTGATCTAAGATTTGCCTTGCATGATGTTGAAGATGATGAAAAGGTTGAAATGCTTTGTGGGCATAGTGAAAGGCTTGCCATTGCATTTGGTGTGTTGAATACAGAACCAGGTTCCCCTTTGCAAATAATGAAGAACCTACGTGTTTGTGGAGATTGCCATACTGCAACCAAATATATATCGAAGATCTTGCAACGAGTAATTTTAGTCAGAGATGCAAATAGGTTTCATTTATTCAAGGATGGAACTTGTAGCTGTGGAGATCATTGGTGA